One region of Glycine max cultivar Williams 82 chromosome 9, Glycine_max_v4.0, whole genome shotgun sequence genomic DNA includes:
- the LOC100799129 gene encoding protein REDOX 2 produces MEECYKLGLAKSIGICNYGVKKLTKLLEIATFPPAVNQVEMNPSWQQGKLREFCKQKGIHVSAWSALGAYKIFWGSGAVMENPILQDIAKAKGKTIAQVALRWVYQQGSSAMAKSTNRERMKQNLDIFDFELSEEDLERISQVPQRRQYTGDMWLSENGSCKTLEELWDGDV; encoded by the exons ATGGAAGAGTGTTACAAGTTGGGATTAGCAAAGTCCATTGGCATATGCAATTATGGTGTCAAAAAACTCACCAAACTCTTGGAAATAGCCACCTTTCCTCCTGCAGTCAATCAG GTGGAAATGAACCCATCTTGGCAGCAAGGAAAACTCAGGGAGTTCTGCAAGCAGAAAGGAATTCATGTTAGTGCTTGGTCAGCTCTTGGTGCTTATAAGATATTTTGGGGCTCTGGAGCTGTCATGGAGAATCCAATCCTCCAAGACATAGCAAAGGCAAAAGGGAAGACCATAGCTCAG GTTGCACTTAGATGGGTGTACCAACAAGGGTCAAGTGCCATGGCTAAAAGCACTAACAGGGAGAGGATGAAGCAGAACCTGGACATATTTGATTTTGAGCTGAGTGAAGAAGATTTAGAGAGGATCAGTCAGGTTCCTCAGCGCAGGCAATACACGGGGGACATGTGGCTATCTGAAAATGGGTCTTGCAAGACCTTGGAAGAACTTTGGGATGGAGACGTTTGA
- the LOC100799650 gene encoding methylecgonone reductase produces MEPKAIQEVELNSGHKMPTLGFGTGTVPLPPHHVLIPAFIEAIKSGYRHFDTAAYYGSEEPLGQAIALALDQGLIKSRNELFVTTKLWCTDAHPGLVLPALESSLQRLGLEYVDLYLIHFPVRLRQGVKGTKYSKGEILPLDMKGTWEDMERCSKLGLAKSIGVSNFGVKKLSEILQNARVPPALVQVEMNAAWQQENLRKFCKEKGIHVSAWSPLGANGAVWGSLAVMDSPILKDIAIKTGKTVAQVALRWIIEQGATPIVKSFNSERMKENLKLFDWELSETDSEKIKQIPQHRGFSGERFVNEFGPYKTPQDFWD; encoded by the exons ATGGAACCAAAGGCAATCCAAGAAGTGGAACTAAACTCAGGCCACAAGATGCCTACATTGGGTTTTGGCACAGGAACTGTGCCCTTACCACCCCATCATGTGCTCATCCCTGCATTCATTGAAGCCATCAAATCTGGCTACAGGCATTTTGACACTGCTGCTTATTATGGTTCCGAGGAACCTCTTGGCCAAGCAATTGCACTAGCACTAGACCAAGGTCTTATTAAAAGTCGTAATGAGCTTTTTGTCACCACCAAATTATGGTGCACTGATGCTCATCCTGGCCTTGTGCTCCCAGCACTCGAGAGTTCATTACA GAGGTTGGGCCTTGAGTATGTGGATCTTTACCTAATTCATTTTCCAGTGAGGCTAAGGCAGGGAGTTAAAGGGACCAAGTACAGCAAAGGAGAGATTCTTCCTTTGGACATGAAAGGGACATGGGAAGACATGGAACGATGCTCCAAGTTGGGCTTGGCCAAGTCCATTGGTGTGAGTAATTTTGGGGTGAAAAAGCTTTCAGAAATTCTACAAAATGCACGTGTTCCTCCTGCTCTTGTCCAG GTGGAAATGAACGCAGCATGGCAACAGGAAAATCTGAGAAAATTCTGCAAAGAGAAAGGAATTCACGTGAGTGCATGGAGCCCTCTGGGAGCTAATGGAGCTGTGTGGGGTTCCCTTGCTGTTATGGACAGTCCAATTCTAAAGGACATTGCAATCAAAACGGGCAAGACTGTGGCACAG GTTGCATTGAGATGGATAATAGAGCAAGGTGCTACTCCAATAGTGAAGAGCTTCAACAGTGAGAGAATGAAGGAAAATCTTAAACTATTTGACTGGGAGCTAAGTGAGACTGATTCGGAGAAGATTAAACAAATACCACAACATAGGGGTTTCAGTGGTGAGCGTTTTGTCAATGAATTTGGACCTTACAAAACTCCACAAGATTTTTGGGATTGA
- the LOC102661703 gene encoding CASP-like protein 4D1, producing the protein MVSKTVANSMLFLRIVALAASAATVALLFTNKVKFDDGTKLRFQDFYSYRYEAVIAIIGGTYCILQLPFAIYYAVKQKRLIRNGFLPEFDFFGDKVICVLLATGVGAGFAVSLEFKKFLDDIFDSVGTPKKDPTRTTYDKFFVRGIVASATLLVACLSMTIVSIISSINRSRSKGVFN; encoded by the exons ATGGTGTCCAAAACTGTGGCCAACTCGATGCTTTTTCTGAGGATTGTTGCTCTCGCAGCCTCAGCTGCAACTGTGGCCCTGCTATTTACAAACAAGGTCAAATTTGATGATGGAACAAAGTTGAGATTTCAAGATTTCTATTCATACCG GTACGAGGCGGTGATTGCAATAATTGGTGGTACATATTGTATACTGCAGTTACCATTTGCCATATATTATGCGGTAAAGCAGAAGAGGTTGATACGCAATGGGTTCTTGCCAGAATTTGACTTCTTTGGAGACAAG GTAATTTGTGTGCTTCTGGCCACGGGCGTTGGTGCTGGCTTTGCAGTGTCTTTGGAATTTAAAAAGTTCTTGGATGACATATTTGACTCAGTGGGTACCCCAAAGAAGGACCCAACAAGGACCACATATGACAAGTTTTTTGTTCGAGGGATAGTGGCTTCTGCTACTCTCCTTGTTGCATGCCTTTCCATGACTATCGTTTCAATCATCTCCTCCATTAATCGAAGCCGAAGCAAAGgcgtttttaattaa